From Helicoverpa armigera isolate CAAS_96S chromosome 17, ASM3070526v1, whole genome shotgun sequence, one genomic window encodes:
- the LOC110384299 gene encoding uncharacterized protein K02A2.6-like has protein sequence MEVQVQRVTSSKYCEVFADGLGRFTGGRVSVHVREGARPVFMRARPLAYALREPVERALAQLQLDGILSPVERSDWATPIVPVVKKDGNIRICADYKLTLNKVIEVDRYPLPRVEELLFKLKGGEHFSKIDLSQAYAQFELDDTRKYTVINTHKGLFMYNRLVYGLSSSPGIFQRRLEQLFNDIPQVGVFLDDIIITGFTREDHMRNLCQVFDRLKKYGLRVKREKCVFFAKSINYLGHTISKDGIHTCPDKVKAINKIPPPTNVSELRAFIGMVMYYGKFVKNVSTVLAPLYNLLRAGVQFSWSKECQEAFTKVKRLLGSSDVLMHYTPELPIILTTDASSVGLGAVISHTSARGERPVAYASRSLTQAERGYSQIDREALAIIFGIRKFHQYLYGRKFILRTDHKPLTYIFGDKAGIPVMAASRLQRWAVLLAGYSYDIEYVSSSKNCADALSRLPYTEINKSGVPNESTYVNFVEDFLPITSKDIKQATASDKILSRIVTYTQSGWPLTCSDDLIQPYFRRRNELYTEGGCLMWGYRMVVPVSLQNIVLKQLHSSHMGIVKTKSLARSYVWWPNIDAAVEDMCKQCETCAAEADAPCRVPIQPWPYHTRPWTRLHVDFLGPYKGLTFFVLIDSTSKWIEVFEMKHTNAANVIKVLRSTFARFGLPEELVSDQGPPFTSAEFKNFLKNNGIQQNFSPAYHPSSNGAAENAVKLCKRAIKKAYRDQLDIDTALQTFLLAYRNTVHGTTRETPAMLLQRRTLRSRLDLLRADRVVEHRVREAQTRQVEYAGGTPRKFTEGDLIWARGYGSGDKWVKGTVQGVDSLRRYSVVADSGQLCKRHINQMRRRSCFSDVTGPEGYDESQQGEENVVEPLSEGSEGLSLTETEAKNNNDQSEQAEQSSPKVLMPSESPVNRYPRRNRKPVQRYDI, from the exons ATGGAAGTACAAGTGCAGAGAGTGACGAG TTCCAAATACTGTGAGGTGTTCGCGGATGGTCTGGGTCGGTTCACCGGTGGCAGGGTGAGCGTGCACGTGCGCGAGGGAGCGCGACCCGTGTTCATGCGCGCGCGCCCGCTGGCTTACGCCCTGCGGGAGCCGGTCGAGCGCGCGCTGGCCCAGCTACAGCTCGACGGCATTCTCTCACCGGTGGAGCGCTCAGACTGGGCGACACCGATTGTACCAGTCGTCAAAAAGGACGGTAACATTCGAATTTGTGCTGATTACAAACTGACACTCAATAAAGTTATAGAAGTTGACCGCTATCCGCTGCCTAGGGTAGAAGAACTGTTGTTTAAGTTGAAGGGTGGTgaacattttagtaaaattgatTTGTCACAGGCCTACGCTCAATTTGAACTAGATGATACTAGGAAATATACTGTGATTAATACCCATAAgggtttatttatgtacaaccGGTTAGTTTATGGACTATCATCGAGTCCGGGAATTTTTCAAAGACGATTAGAGCAACTTTTTAATGATATACCTCAAGTTGGTGTTTTCTTGGATGATATTATAATCACAGGATTTACTAGGGAAGACCACATGCGGAATTTATGTCAGGTTTTCGATCGTTTAAAGAAGTACGGTCTGAGAGTAAAGAGAGAAAAGTGTGTATTCTTTGCGAAGTCGATAAATTATTTAGGGCATACCATTAGTAAAGATGGCATTCATACTTGTCCAGATAAGGTTAAGGCCATAAATAAGATACCCCCTCCTACGAATGTCAGTGAGTTGAGAGCATTCATCGGTATGGTCATGTACTATGGCAAGTTTGTAAAGAATGTTAGTACAGTTCTAGCACCACTCTATAACTTGCTTAGAGCAGGTGTTCAGTTCAGTTGGAGTAAAGAGTGTCAAGAGGCATTCACCAAGGTTAAACGCTTGTTAGGAAGTAGTGACGTTTTGATGCACTATACACCGGAGTTACCCATAATTTTGACTACAGACGCGAGCAGCGTGGGTCTAGGCGCGGTGATATCGCACACCAGTGCGCGTGGCGAGCGCCCGGTGGCGTACGCGTCGCGCTCGCTGACACAAGCCGAGCGCGGTTACTCGCAAATAGATAGAGAAGCTCTCGctattatttttggaattcgTAAATTTCATCAGTACCTATACGGGCGCAAGTTTATATTGAGAACGGATCATAAGCCTTTAACTTACATTTTTGGTGATAAGGCAGGGATTCCAGTAATGGCTGCATCCAGACTACAACGCTGGGCAGTGTTATTGGCAGGTTACTCCTATGATATTGAGTACGTTTCGTCAAGTAAAAACTGTGCGGATGCGTTGTCACGATTACCATATACAGAAATCAATAAATCAGGAGTGCCCAACGAGAGTACTTACGTTAATTTTGTAGAAGATTTTTTGCCTATTACCAGTAAAGATATTAAACAAGCAACAGCAAGTGATAAGATCCTAAGTAGAATTGTAACGTACACCCAATCCGGTTGGCCTCTAACTTGTTCGGACGATTTAATTCAGCCTTATTTTAGAAGACGTAATGAGCTATACACAGAAGGAGGGTGCTTGATGTGGGGTTACCGTATGGTCGTACCAGTTtcattacaaaatatagttttaaaacaacttcACAGTAGTCATATGGGAATAGTGAAGACAAAGAGCCTGGCTCGTAGTTACGTGTGGTGGCCTAACATAGATGCGGCGGTAGAAGATATGTGCAAGCAGTGCGAGACTTGCGCGGCGGAGGCGGATGCCCCTTGTCGGGTTCCGATACAACCGTGGCCGTACCACACGCGCCCATGGACCAGGTTGCATGTGGATTTCCTGGGTCCATATAAAGgtttaacattttttgtattaatcgATTCTACTTCTAAGTGGATTGAAGTTTTTGAGATGAAACATACTAACGCTGCCAATGTTATTAAGGTATTAAGATCCACCTTTGCGAGATTTGGTCTACCAGAAGAGTTAGTATCGGATCAAGGCCCACCATTTACCAGTGCTGAATTTAAAAACTTCCTTAAAAATAATGGTATACAACAGAATTTTTCACCTGCTTACCACCCATCGTCAAACGGAGCAGCAGAGAACGCAGTTAAGTTATGTAAACGAGCCATCAAGAAAGCGTATAGGGACCAGTTGGATATTGATACCGCTTTACAAACCTTCCTTTTAGCTTATCGCAATACGGTACACGGTACCACCCGGGAAACGCCAGCCATGCTTCTACAAAGACGGACATTACGGTCGAGGCTAGATCTGTTGCGTGCTGATCGTGTCGTAGAGCACAGAGTACGAGAAGCACAGACGCGTCAGGTAGAATACGCTGGTGGAACGCCGCGTAAATTTACAGAGGGGGACTTAATTTGGGCGCGAGGGTATGGCTCAGGGGATAAATGGGTGAAAGGCACAGTACAAGGGGTGGACAGTTTACGTAGATATTCAGTAGTGGCGGATAGCGGTCAATTATGTAAAAGACACATAAATCAAATGCGGCGTAGGTCCTGTTTTTCGGATGTTACCGGTCCGGAAGGGTATGATGAGAGTCAGCAAGGTGAGGAGAATGTTGTCGAGCCGTTAAGCGAGGGTTCAGAAGGTCTATCTCTGACAGAAACAgaggctaaaaataataatgatcagAGCGAACAAGCTGAACAGTCCTCACCTAAGGTTCTAATGCCATCTGAGTCACCGGTGAATCGTTATCCCAGGCGGAATCGGAAACCGGTTCAAAGATATGATATATAA
- the LOC110384302 gene encoding uncharacterized protein LOC110384302, with amino-acid sequence MMLIYACTLLITTIRAMQPNDLRHFVPNVGTVLFTASDMQKRQWTKSELSLLRARRYFQTLLPPPIFINTFNEDYVNILLGYFRDAYASIKRESADPETDTIMTTALSDAIGGYLKVWVLPIAKLDYYGGTVSQQNVIKLFQFYNEIKRYLDTDGTGWRRPDENVLNSITINVAPLKLLSNTRSMKDPCENLAYFEKTPDGLGIPIPNVNWNDKSSTMFIPLKNVSLIMLNNPNTAHHLMKYYDAARSCIQFSNPQDQDIFDEKFQEWLANEIVPHLKDDELYLALGSVLTLVNRTRDLCNNVIDTYGSRYNAEAPPKTCDLGCKKMWIITIILIIEIAWCIPALLYILCAKKSHNKKDCTSNVYLYLDGNKFDKNPKATSFKTISTCVTELPPTENGEAPSSCLKSGLKGKHRSHHSNMEAEGQCPSKAQTCVVGNESYSDSGSRELPGDVRGNDDITLKISDSQICKKSALKKSSRTARERCNSTQLVVLSSHDAFNIGPQRSEYSYATLHTPPAPCSSPILGQPLSVLKSRRRREKDEYRRLEKQRFDDCSRSERRKTDEIKKQEDRRKLEDSRKQEAYRKAEENRKLEEFRKHEACKKAEENRKLEEFRKHEACKKAEENRKLEEFRKHEACKKAEENRKLDEMKKVEERRKAEECKKREKLEECRKVEACRKLEKQEEYKKHKSPEEYKKVQDRKKVEERRKLDEIIKHDEVRKHDDVRKHDECREVDECRKLEDHRKAEESRRHKKPEYSKKPEHSKKLEESRKLEENKKIDEGRKLEEARQLQEYKRVEECRKIDKLFAESMDYCEDKDVCRLFDECRDLNHLADSKKRDEYNERSGSRTEESCIVSEIKYDTSKSPLEYQECCAYEETVDVVECLDTGPCRKPCPCTDCMTKGCFDSTSNSTCREVTSESPSGSKCLSDKQVETKNTRFQVTKELRTVRTSTKQITKSSVKPYLEITIDRPVTEICVDITRQHKRPSRIPKLASSVFTSKLPSTSNAPVEKHKSLIPQLKKKTVDDMAIAQSRCSRSSESAKLNDTF; translated from the coding sequence ATGATGTTAATTTACGCGTGCACTTTATTAATAACAACGATACGCGCAATGCAACCAAATGATTTGCGTCATTTTGTGCCGAACGTTGGCACAGTACTGTTCACTGCCAGTGATATGCAAAAGAGACAGTGGACCAAGTCAGAATTAAGTCTTCTGCGAGCTAGAAGATATTTCCAGACGCTCCTTCCTCCGCCAATCTTCATAAACACATTCAATGAGGATTATGTAAATATTCTACTAGGATACTTCAGAGACGCTTACGCATCCATCAAAAGAGAGTCTGCCGACCCTGAAACCGACACCATCATGACCACAGCTCTGTCAGACGCAATAGGGGGATACCTCAAAGTATGGGTCCTACCCATCGCAAAATTGGACTACTATGGAGGCACGGTATCTCAGCAGAACGTAATCAAACTGTTCCAATTTTACAACGAAATCAAAAGATACTTAGACACAGATGGTACTGGCTGGCGCAGACCTGATGAAAACGTACTCAATTCCATAACAATCAACGTTGCTCCTCTCAAATTACTATCAAACACTAGAAGCATGAAAGACCCTTGTGAAAATCTAGCGTACTTTGAGAAGACCCCGGATGGCTTAGGTATACCAATCCCAAACGTGAATTGGAACGACAAATCGAGCACGATGTTCATACCTCTTAAGAATGTGTCCTTGATAATGTTGAATAATCCAAATACAGCCCATCATCTGATGAAGTACTACGATGCTGCAAGAAGCTGTATTCAATTCAGTAATCCTCAAGATCAGGACATTTTTGACGAAAAATTTCAAGAATGGCTGGCAAACGAAATAGTGCCGCACTTGAAGGACGATGAATTATATCTTGCACTCGGAAGCGTACTTACATTGGTGAACAGAACCCGGGATCTTTGTAACAATGTCATTGATACGTACGGCAGCAGGTATAATGCGGAAGCGCCACCAAAAACGTGCGACTTAGGATGTAAAAAAATGTGGAttataacaattatattaattatagaaATAGCCTGGTGTATACCAGCATTACTTTATATATTGTGCGCCAAAAAGTCGCACAACAAAAAAGACTGTACTAGTAATGTCTACCTTTATTTAGACGGCAACAAGTTTGATAAAAACCCTAAAGCTACAAGTTTCAAAACAATATCAACTTGTGTTACTGAGTTACCACCTACAGAAAATGGAGAAGCGCCTTCTTCTTGTCTGAAAAGTGGTTTGAAGGGAAAACATAGATCTCACCACAGTAACATGGAAGCTGAAGGCCAATGTCCGTCAAAGGCCCAAACCTGCGTTGTCGGAAATGAATCATATTCAGATAGTGGATCCAGAGAACTGCCAGGCGATGTTAGGGGCAATGATGACATTACTCTTAAAATTTCGGATTCCCAAATTTGCAAGAAATCAGCACTGAAGAAAAGCTCTCGTACTGCTAGAGAACGTTGTAACTCTACGCAATTAGTGGTTCTATCTAGTCATGATGCGTTCAATATTGGTCCTCAACGAAGTGAATATAGCTATGCTACGTTGCACACTCCACCAGCACCTTGTTCCTCACCTATACTAGGCCAACCATTAAGTGTTCTAAAAAGTAGGAGACGTCGTGAGAAAGATGAATATAGAAGACTCGAAAAACAAAGATTTGATGATTGCAGTAGAAGCGAACGCAGAAAAACCGATGAGATTAAGAAACAGGAAGATCGTAGGAAACTAGAAGATAGTAGAAAACAGGAAGCATATAGAAAGGCAGAGGAAAATAGAAAACTTGAAGAATTTAGAAAACATGAAGCATGTAAAAAGGCAGAGGAAAATAGGAAACTTGAAGAATTTAGAAAGCATGAAGCATGTAAAAAGGCAGAGGAAAATAGAAAACTTGAAGAATTTAGAAAGCATGAAGCATGTAAAAAGGCAGAGGAAAATAGAAAACTTGATGAAATGAAGAAAGTTGAAGAACGTAGAAAAGCTGAAGAATGTAAAAAACGTGAAAAATTAGAAGAATGCAGAAAAGTTGAAGCATGCCGAAAACTGGAAAAACAAGAAGAATATAAGAAGCATAAATCACCTGAAGAGTACAAGAAAGTACAGGATCGCAAGAAAGTTGAAGAGCGCAGAAAACTTgatgaaattataaaacatgATGAAGTCAGAAAACATGATGACGTTAGAAAACATGACGAGTGTCGAGAGGTTGATGAATGTAGGAAACTCGAAGATCACAGGAAAGCCGAGGAAAGTCGGAGACATAAGAAACCCGAATACAGTAAGAAACCCGAACACAGTAAGAAACTTGAAGAATCTAGAAAATTGGAAGAAAACAAAAAGATCGACGAAGGTCGAAAGCTTGAGGAAGCTAGACAATTACAGGAATATAAACGAGTGGAAGAGTGTAggaaaatagataaattattcGCTGAATCTATGGACTACTGCGAAGACAAAGATGTGTGCAGATTATTTGATGAATGTAGAGATCTCAATCATCTAGCTGATAGCAAAAAACGTGACGAATATAACGAGCGAAGTGGTAGCCGCACTGAGGAATCTTGTATAGTTAGCGAAATTAAATATGATACCTCAAAATCACCACTAGAATATCAAGAATGCTGTGCTTATGAGGAAACGGTCGACGTAGTGGAATGTCTTGATACAGGGCCCTGCAGAAAACCTTGTCCTTGCACTGACTGCATGACAAAAGGTTGTTTTGATTCAACATCAAATTCCACATGCCGCGAGGTTACTTCAGAGAGCCCTAGCGGCTCGAAATGTCTATCAGACAAACAGGTCGAAACAAAGAACACTCGGTTTCAAGTGACTAAGGAGTTAAGAACTGTTAGAACCAGCACGAAACAAATAACTAAAAGTTCAGTGAAACCTTATTTAGAAATTACAATCGATAGGCCTGTCACGGAAATTTGCGTGGATATTACGAGGCAACATAAGAGGCCGAGTAGGATACCTAAGCTTGCTAGTAGTGTCTTTACAAGTAAACTGCCTTCTACGTCAAACGCTCCTgtagaaaaacataaaagcttGATTCCACAACTCAAAAAGAAAACTGTTGACGATATGGCTATAGCACAGTCCCGATGCTCAAGATCGTCAGAAAGTGCTAAATTAAATGACACATTCTAA